The Colius striatus isolate bColStr4 chromosome Z, bColStr4.1.hap1, whole genome shotgun sequence DNA window AGGGtgctcaaagctccatccaacctgaccttgaacactgcAGGGGTGTGACacccacagcttctctggacaCCCTTGTCTGAGTGTCTTACCACCCTCATCATGAAACATTTTCTCCTTATGTCCAGTGTAAACCTGctgtctttcagtttaaaacctctgacccttgtcctgtcatctAGGAACTCCAGTTGCGGTGTTTCACTGAATGCTCTGTGGAGCTCTGTTTCCTGGACTGTAGTGTACTGTACCTGGAGTTCTCTGCTCCTTATTTCCTCAGTGATACTTGCTGTGGAGGACATTTTTAATAGAAGAGTGTGCCAAATCTTTTGCTGTCCCTGTAGGGCGGCTCAGCAAGGCAGATAAAGAGCTCATAATTGTGGCTACAAGTACTGTGAACAGATGTCCCTACTGTGTGATTGCACATGGAGCCTTTCATCGGATATATTCCAAGCAGCCAGCGCTGGCTGACCAGGTTAGTGGGCCTTAATTCAACACCTGGCTTAGCAGGTTTATTGGTGAGCAGTCTGACTAGTATCTGGTGAGGATAGGACCTTGAGGGTAGGGTTTGTGTATCCTCATCCACCTTTGAAGCAGGATGTGGGGGAGGATGGTAGACCTTTATCattcatcctgctgcccacatttgTTGCCGTTTTAATCTGGTGTGTGGAGGAGCTTGCAGcatcctggcagtgctgggtccTGTTTCAAGAACTCCATTGTAGCAAGCTCAAAAACCCCTGCCATACTTCCTGCGATGAAGGGGGGTAAAAGGGATTAGTCTCTTGACTCATAGTAGCCAGGACATCTGGTTGAAGTGCTGGGAAGGAACCTGTGTACTGCCATTTCTTTGGTTTGCTGACCAAAGAAGGTGGTCAGCCAGTCATACAGAATATATACAGGGCTATTTGTGCTACTTCTGGCTTCTGCCTTCTCACAGGTCACTGTGAACTGGAAACTGGCTGACCTGAGCGACCGGGAACTGGCAATGCTGGAGTTTGCTCTAGCAGTCTGTCAGGCTGATAACATCACTGAAGAGCATTTCCAGAAGCTGGAGAGGCACGGTTTTGACCGTGAAGATGCCTGGGACATAGgcatgatttcttctttttttgccatGTCTAATCGCATAGCTCATTTTATTGACCTGCGCCCGAACGAGGAGTTCTACATGATGGGCAGGGTGCCCCACGGAGagaaggagcagagctgagcgTGCCTGACACTGCTCTTCACAGCTGTGCATCTGAAAGATTGATCCAGCTCTTAATTCTAAAGCTAGTGTGGCTTGTTTCTGAATATGTAAAAGGATTAAAAAGTTAATGCCAGTTTGTAGCTGTGAGAGGTGGTGggtttcccttttctctgtgtttcgACGTCTAgtgagactggaacatctttcttatgaagaaaggctgtgggacctggtgcaGTTTAgcctgaaaaagagaagactgaagggggacctcattaacacttccAAGTACTTAAAgaatggatgtcaggaggatggggtgacacttttttctgtagtgtctagtgacaggacatggggtaatgttcataaaagttccacttaaacacaagggaaaaacttcgctgttgaggtgagggagccctggcacaggctgcccagggagggtgtggaggcttcttctctggaggtttccaaacacgcctgggcacgttcctgtgtgacctgatctacgtggacctgctttagcaggggcttgggctggatgagctctagaggtctcttccaagtCGCACCACTGATTCTCGGGTACACGTTGACCCCAGTGCAGCGCTCCCGTCAGGCTGGAAGAGCGTGGCGCCGGTCCCGGCCCTGGCCGCGCGGTATCCGGCTCGCTGGCTCCCGCCGTGACCCAACGCGAGCTGTCCGGCcagcgcggcgcggcgggagccGGCGCACCGGGCTGCGGCCGCGCCTCTGCAGGCGCGCGGGGGCGGCGGAGCCCCGGGGCCGAGCGCCGCGCCGCAGCCGGGGCGGCGTCACGTGTCCgcagcggggccgcggcgggcggTGAcgcgggagggggcgggggcCGCGCAGGCGCGGTGCCGCCGGCGGAGGGCAGACGGAGGCGCGGCGATGCCCGCGCCCGGCGCCCGATGAGTGCTGAGGCGGAGGCCCCCCGGGCGGGGACCGGCCCGGCGGACCCGGGGCCCGGCTCGCCCGCCGCCATGGAACCGGCGCTGCCGCCCGCTTCCCCGCGGGCGGCGCCGGGGGACGGCCTGTTCGGGTGGCTGCGCGGGCGCTGCCTGGGCCGCAGCGCCGCCGTGGACCCGGCGCGGGACACCTTCCGCGCCATGACCGGGCTGTACGGCTCCATCCAGCCCGCCGACTCCGTGTACCTCAGCACCCGCACGCACGGCGCCGTCTTCAACCTCGAGTACTCTCCCGACGGGTAGGGGCTGCGCGCGGCTCCGCGGGTGCTCCGCACCGCACCGCCGGCCGCGCCCGCCGGCGCCGCTGCGCCTCGCCTGCCGCCGGGCAGACGGACGGGCACCGCACGGTACCCGCGCCGCGGGGCACCGCGCTCGGCTGCGCGGGGTGGAGGGTGCGAGATACCCCGGCTTGCAGGAGCCCAGCGGGGCCCGGCCGAAGTCCGTCCTGGTGGTTGGAGGGGGCaggtgaccccccccccccgtcaCCCTCTGCCTCGGGGCCGGCTTTTGTCGCCACGGTGTGCCTGTGGCACAGGGAGCGTGAGCGCTGAGGCGGCTCAGCTGGTCAAGTACCGGGATTCTCTCGGGGGAGACGGGGCTGGGCTCGGCAGGCCCGTGCGCGAGTCTGGCGTGGTGCGGCGGGTGCCACCCGCGCGACCCCACGGGCCTGGAGCCCGCCACGCCGCGAGCCCTCTGCAGGCGCTTCGCTCCAGGCCAGCGGCCGCCTTGCGGGCAGCAGGCACAGAACGGCGCGGGTGGAGCTGGAGAGCCATAGCAGACCGCGCTCCCTTGAACGGGCAGCGCATCCCTCTGCCTGGCTTTGCTCCCACCTCCTCGGCAGTTCTTCCTGCAGATGGGGGAACGATAAACCGAGGTGCAAGATCGAGAACAAGGTGCTGGAACCATTTCTTGAACTGGCAGAAGCATTCATGTCAGCTGTCCTCAGAGAGCCAAGTTTCTGATGGTAGTGCAGCCCTTACTGGTTCGTTTAGGATTCCATGACTTTTCTGGGTCTGCGCTGA harbors:
- the LOC133628952 gene encoding uncharacterized protein LOC133628952, whose translation is MSGSLLRGLQLCAARPPLRPLLASGGLHRCPRVAYSSKDESTARPVGRYPVPNKKDMPYDIVELMEEVEMKAGFLPNVFKAMCHRPAEFRAFFAYYNAIMNKDTGRLSKADKELIIVATSTVNRCPYCVIAHGAFHRIYSKQPALADQVTVNWKLADLSDRELAMLEFALAVCQADNITEEHFQKLERHGFDREDAWDIGMISSFFAMSNRIAHFIDLRPNEEFYMMGRVPHGEKEQS